Sequence from the Thermodesulfobacteriota bacterium genome:
GGCAGGTCGTGGCCCAGGAGGTTGTGCCCCAGGAGATAGCGGGCCTCCCTGGCCAGGCTCTCCAGCTCGGCCAGGGCCCTGGCCGGCTCCATGGGCCCGGTGCGGAGCAGTCGCCTCTCCCCCAGCTTCGCGCCCAGGGCCAGCAGCTTGCCGTGGCCATCGAGCTCCAGATCCAGAAGCAGGCAGCCAGGCAGGAGATGGTCAACGCTGGCCGCAGGACCGGAAGGGCTGCTGTCGGGCGGGGATGGGCAGCACCGCATGCTGCACTGTGCCCGGAAGGGATCCCCCTGTCAATGCGGGAGCACGCCGTTTCCGGCGGCAGCGGGAGCGCTGGGCGGCGCTGGAGCGGGGATGCCCCCATGGTGGCCGCACCTGGCCCGCCGGCCCCCGCGGCTCGACACCCGCCCGGTGTTCTGATAGGGTAGGTAACCATCGACTACCGGGGGTACCGAGACCGGAGGCGACCATGCCCCCACCCCAGCCCTTCCCCGCTGGGGGAGGGAGCTTCCCCCCCCTGGCTCGGGAGCGGTATGCCTCCTCCCCCAGCGGGGGGAGGCCGGGAGGGGGGCAGCCTCTGCCAGCGGTGGCAATCCAACTGCCCATCCGCCAGCCGAGCGGCAGCCGCCATTCCTTCCTTTCGTGTGCGAGGAGCCCATGCCGTCGTCCGCCGATTACGATACCCCATGGAAGGAGATCCTGACCCGATACTTTCCGGAATTCATGGCCTTTTTCTTTCCGGTCGCCCACGGCGGCATCGACTGGTCCCAGGGCCATGTCTTCCTGGACAAGGAGCTGCGGCAGGTGACCCGGGACGCCAAGCTTGGCCGGCGGCTGGCGGACAAATTGGCCAAGGTGTGGCGCCAGGACGGCGGCGAGGCCTGGGTGCTGGTGCATCCGGAGATCCAGGGCCAGCCCCAGGAGGTCT
This genomic interval carries:
- a CDS encoding cytosolic protein, encoding MPSSADYDTPWKEILTRYFPEFMAFFFPVAHGGIDWSQGHVFLDKELRQVTRDAKLGRRLADKLAKVWRQDGGEAWVLVHPEIQGQPQEV